A region from the Pseudomonadota bacterium genome encodes:
- the hisI gene encoding phosphoribosyl-AMP cyclohydrolase, giving the protein MKPLDFSKLDGLITAVAQDYQTGEVLMLAFMNAASWEETLKSGRACYFSRSRQRLWRKGEESGNVQVVKEILVDCDRDAVVLKVEQIGGAACHVGYNSCFYTRVESDGSEKIIKTEKVFDPEKVYGKK; this is encoded by the coding sequence ATGAAGCCTTTGGATTTTAGTAAATTAGATGGTTTGATTACGGCGGTGGCTCAGGATTATCAGACCGGCGAGGTTTTGATGCTGGCATTTATGAATGCGGCCTCTTGGGAGGAAACCTTAAAAAGTGGTCGGGCCTGTTATTTCAGCCGCAGTCGGCAGCGACTCTGGCGTAAGGGGGAAGAATCCGGCAATGTCCAGGTGGTCAAGGAAATTCTGGTCGACTGCGACCGGGACGCGGTTGTTCTAAAGGTCGAACAGATCGGTGGGGCCGCCTGCCATGTCGGCTATAACAGCTGCTTTTATACTCGGGTGGAGTCTGATGGCAGCGAGAAGATCATTAAAACGGAAAAGGTCTTTGACCCGGAAAAGGTCTACGGCAAGAAATAG